The Alosa sapidissima isolate fAloSap1 chromosome 8, fAloSap1.pri, whole genome shotgun sequence genome contains a region encoding:
- the si:dkey-98f17.5 gene encoding uncharacterized protein si:dkey-98f17.5, giving the protein MSGGRKPRSVANPLESAITTPSERILKQCHNLYIDNDNGLVKIATGLGLLLLPPRKKIIVMIMGNHSAGKSSFINWYVEEHIQKTGVAIETQGFTFITSGRKRESLTGNATLHLYPHFRPLLEFKGVTDYLSAEISTSKQKKFSLVTFVDTPGLVDGDMIYPFDVNNAITSFGQQADLIFVFFDPMGQALCKRTLNIVEKLSETSADKLRFYLSKADEAGKETDRQRVMMQIVQELCRRPGLNKCGFEMPTIFIPNPQKPSRCINQIDEVCQTIEKTINQAVQKTLDQLEKDCDLICSTITNKLADDRENVRYNNSSRFHSFMCGLMGLLLPALFILSFVVNTFTREELDSLVGEGFATALFLSTGIMALLWDWIPEDGQILFVILLGVFSYFLLFLAKYFGRQGSKTLTKKEKKTLAEYSEFVREIVKAKKQRLYEEFLQECAAEYDF; this is encoded by the exons ATGTCGGGCGGTAGAAAGCCCCGCTCGGTCGCGAACCCATTGGAATCGGCTATAACTACACCAAGCGAACGAATTTTGAAACAATGTCACAATTTGTATATCGACAACGACAACG GGCTGGTGAAAATTGCGACTGGTCTGGGTCTCTTGCTGCTGCCTCCACGGAAGAAAATCATAGTGATGATAATGGGGAACCATTCGGCAGGAAAGAGTTCCTTTATCAACTG GTATGTGGAGGAGCACATTCAGAAAACAGGAGTGGCTATTGAAACGCAAGGGTTTACCTTTATAACAAGTGGACGAAAAAGAGAGTCTTTAACG GGCAATGCAACACTACACCTCTACCCCCATTTCCGACCCCTGCTGGAGTTTAAAG GTGTCACGGATTACCTCTCGGCCGAAATCTCCACCTCCAAGCAGAAGAAGTTTAGTCTGGTCACTTTCGTGGACACTCCCGGCCTGGTGGACGGAGACATGATCTATCCTTTCGACGTCAACAATGCCATCACATCGTTTG GGCAACAGGCGGACTTGATCTTCGTGTTTTTTGATCCCATGGGGCAGGCGCTGTGCAAGCGAACGCTCAACATCGTGGAGAAGCTGAGTGAGACGTCCGCAGACAAGCTGCGCTTTTACCTCAGCAAGGCGGACGAGGCCGGCAAAGAGACGGACAGACAG AGAGTGATGATGCAGATCGTTCAGGAGCTGTGTCGCCGCCCGGGACTCAATAAGTGTGGCTTTGAGATGCCCACCATCTTTATCCCCAATCCCCAGAAG cCGAGCAGGTGCATCAATCAGATTGATGAGGTGTGTCAGACCATAGAGAAGACCATCAACCAAGCCGTCCAGAAGACCCTTGACCAGCTCGAGAAGGACTGCGACCTCATATGCAGTACAATCACCAACAAACTGGCAGATGACAG AGAGAACGTGAGGTACAACAACAGCTCCAGGTTCCACTCCTTCATGTGCGGTCTGATGGGTCTCCTGCTGCCCGCCCTCTTCATCCTCAGCTTCGTGGTCAACACCTTCACCAGGGAGGAGCTGGACAGCCTGGTGGGAGAGGGGTTTGCGACCGCCCTCTTCCTCTCGACA GGAATCATGGCTCTATTGTGGGACTGGATACCAGAGGATGGGCAAATATTATTTGTAATCTTACTTGGAGTGTTCAGCTACTTCCTCCTATTCCTTGCCAAGTATTTTGGCCG CCAGGGGAGCAAGACTCTCACCAAAAAGGAGAAGAAGACCCTGGCAGAGTATAGTGAGTTTGTCCGAGAGATAGTCAAAGCCAAAAAG CAGAGACTGTACGAGGAGTTCCTCCAAGAGTGTGCTGCGGAATATGACTTCTGA